One Aphelocoma coerulescens isolate FSJ_1873_10779 chromosome 5, UR_Acoe_1.0, whole genome shotgun sequence DNA segment encodes these proteins:
- the EXOC5 gene encoding exocyst complex component 5 isoform X2 codes for MATTAELFEEPFVADEYIERLAWRTPGGGSRGGEAFDPKRLLEEFVNHIQELQVMDERIQRKVEKLEQQCQKEAKEFAKKVQELQKSNQVAFQHFQELDEHISYVATKVCHLGDQLEGVNTPRQRAVEAQKLMKYFNEFLDGELKSDVFTNSEKIKEAADIIQKLHLIAQELPFDRFSEVKSKIASKYHDLECQLIQEFTSAQRRGEISRMREVAAVLLHFKGYSHCVDVYIKQCQEGAFLRNDVFEDAAVLCQRVNKQVGEIFSNPETVLAKLIQNIFEVKLQSYVKDQLEEHRKSDAEQYLKNLYDLYTRTTNLSSKLMEFNLGTDKQTFLSKLIKAIFISYLENYIEVEIGYLKSRSAMILQRYYDSKNHQKRSIGTGGIQDLKERLRQRTNLPLGPSIDTHGETFLSQEVVVNLLQETKQAFERCHRLSDPSDLPKNAFRIFSMLVEFLCTEHIDYALETGLAGIPCSDSKNANLYFLDVVHQANTIFHLFDKQFNDHLMPLISSSPKLSECLQKKKDIIEQMEVKLDMGIDRTLNCMIGQMKHILAAEQKKTDFKPEDENNVLIQYTNACVKVCGYVRKQVEKIRNSMDGKNVDTVLMELGVRFHRLIYEHLQQYSYSCMGGMLAICDVAEYRKCAKDFKIALVLQLFDTLHALCNLLVVAPDNLKQVCSGEQLANLDKNILHSFVQLRVDYRSARLARHFS; via the exons ACATTGAACGCCTGGCATGGAGAACACCTGGGGGAGGTTCCAGAGGTGGAGAAGCTTTCGATCCGAAAAG ATTATTGGAAGAATTTGTAAATCATATCCAAGAATTACAGGTAATGGATGAAAGGATTCAGAGGAAGGTGGAGAAACTTGAACAACAGTGCCAGAAGGAAGCAAAGGAATTTGCCAAGAAAGTACAAGAGCTGCAGAAAAGCAACCAG GTTGCCTTCCAACATTTCCAAGAACTGGATGAGCACATCAGCTATGTAGCAACGAAGGTCTGTCACCTTGGTGACCAGCTGGAGGGGGTAAACACGCCACGGCAACGGGCTGTGGAGGCTCAGAAGCTGATGAAATACTTTAATGAGTTTCTGGATGGAGAGCTGAAGTCTGATGTTTTTACAAACTCTGAAAAG ATTAAAGAGGCAGCTGATATTATTCAGAAACTGCATTTGATTGCACAGGAACTGCCTTTTGACAG GTTTTCTGAAGTAAAATCAAAGATAGCAA GTAAGTACCACGATTTAGAGTGCCAGTTAATTCAAGAGTTTACCAGTGCTCAGCGGAGAGGAGAAATCTCCAGAATGAGAGAAGTAGCAGCAGTTTTACTTCACTTTAAG GGATATTCCCACTGTGTTGATGTGTACATAAAACAGTGTCAAGAG GGTGCATTCCTGAGGAATGATGTCTTTGAAGATGCAGCTGTTCTCTGCCAGAGAGTGAACAAGCAAGTTGGAGAAATCTTTAGCAATCCAGAGACTGTGCTAGCCAAACTCATTCAAAATATCTTTGAAGTTAAACTTCAG AGTTATGTGAAGGACCAGCTGGAGGAACACAGGAAATCAGATGCAGAACAGTATCTTAAGAATCTCTATGATCTATATACAAG AACCACTAATCTGTCAAGCAAATTGATGGAATTTAACTTGGGTACTGATAAGCAGACTTTCTTGTCTAAGCTTATCAAGGCCATTTTCATTTCCTACTTGGAGAATTACATTGAGGTGGAAATTGGCTATTTGAAAAGTAGGAGTGCTATGATTCTGCAACGCTATTATGATTCCAAAAACCACCAGAAGAGGTCCATTGGCACTGGAGG TATTCAAGACCTCAAAGAGAGACTAAGGCAACGAACAAACTTACCCCTGGGGCCAAGCATTGACACACATGGGGAAACTTTCCTGTCACAAGAAGTGGTGGTTAACCTTTTGCAAGAAACCAAACAAGCTTTTGAAAGATGTCACAGG ctctCTGATCCCTCTGACTTACCCAAGAAtgctttcagaattttttctaTGCTTGTAGAGTTCTTATGTACTGAACACATCGATTATGCATTAGAAACAGGCCTTGCTG GCATTCCCTGTTCTGATTCAAAGAATGCAAATCTTTATTTCTTGGATGTTGTCCACCAGGCCAATactattttccatttatttgaCAAGCAGTTCAATGATCATCTGATGCCATTGATCAG TTCTTCTCCTAAATTGTCTGAATGCcttcagaagaaaaaggacaTCATAGAACAAATGGAAGTGAAGCTGGATATGGGCATTGATAG GACACTGAATTGTATGATTGGACAGATGAAGCACATCTTGGCTGCAGAGCAAAAGAAGACGGATTTCAAACCAGAAGATGAAAACAATGTTTTGATTCAATACACAAAT GCTTGTGTTAAAGTCTGTGGCTATGTTAGAAAACAAGTGGAAAAGATCAGGAATTCCATGGATGGTAAGAATGTGGACACAGTTTTGATGGAGCTTGGGGTTCGTTTCCACCGCCTCATCTATGAGCACCTACAGCAATATTCCTACAGCTGCATGGGAGGAATGCTGGCCATTTGTGACGTGGCTGAGTACAGGAAGTGTGCCAAAGACTTCAAG ATTGCGCTGGTCTTACAGCTCTTTGATACCCTGCATGCACTTTGCAACCTTCTGGTTGTAGCCCCAGATAATCTGAAGCAGGTTTGCTCAGGAGAACAACTTGCTAACCTGGACAAGAACATCCTTCACTCCTTTGTCCAGCTGCGTGTCGACTACAGGTCTGCTCGTCTCGCTCGCCACTTCAGCTGA
- the EXOC5 gene encoding exocyst complex component 5 isoform X1: MATTAELFEEPFVADEYIERLAWRTPGGGSRGGEAFDPKRLLEEFVNHIQELQVMDERIQRKVEKLEQQCQKEAKEFAKKVQELQKSNQVAFQHFQELDEHISYVATKVCHLGDQLEGVNTPRQRAVEAQKLMKYFNEFLDGELKSDVFTNSEKIKEAADIIQKLHLIAQELPFDRFSEVKSKIASKYHDLECQLIQEFTSAQRRGEISRMREVAAVLLHFKGYSHCVDVYIKQCQEGAFLRNDVFEDAAVLCQRVNKQVGEIFSNPETVLAKLIQNIFEVKLQSYVKDQLEEHRKSDAEQYLKNLYDLYTRTTNLSSKLMEFNLGTDKQTFLSKLIKAIFISYLENYIEVEIGYLKSRSAMILQRYYDSKNHQKRSIGTGGIQIHKRTEAKLSIQDLKERLRQRTNLPLGPSIDTHGETFLSQEVVVNLLQETKQAFERCHRLSDPSDLPKNAFRIFSMLVEFLCTEHIDYALETGLAGIPCSDSKNANLYFLDVVHQANTIFHLFDKQFNDHLMPLISSSPKLSECLQKKKDIIEQMEVKLDMGIDRTLNCMIGQMKHILAAEQKKTDFKPEDENNVLIQYTNACVKVCGYVRKQVEKIRNSMDGKNVDTVLMELGVRFHRLIYEHLQQYSYSCMGGMLAICDVAEYRKCAKDFKIALVLQLFDTLHALCNLLVVAPDNLKQVCSGEQLANLDKNILHSFVQLRVDYRSARLARHFS; the protein is encoded by the exons ACATTGAACGCCTGGCATGGAGAACACCTGGGGGAGGTTCCAGAGGTGGAGAAGCTTTCGATCCGAAAAG ATTATTGGAAGAATTTGTAAATCATATCCAAGAATTACAGGTAATGGATGAAAGGATTCAGAGGAAGGTGGAGAAACTTGAACAACAGTGCCAGAAGGAAGCAAAGGAATTTGCCAAGAAAGTACAAGAGCTGCAGAAAAGCAACCAG GTTGCCTTCCAACATTTCCAAGAACTGGATGAGCACATCAGCTATGTAGCAACGAAGGTCTGTCACCTTGGTGACCAGCTGGAGGGGGTAAACACGCCACGGCAACGGGCTGTGGAGGCTCAGAAGCTGATGAAATACTTTAATGAGTTTCTGGATGGAGAGCTGAAGTCTGATGTTTTTACAAACTCTGAAAAG ATTAAAGAGGCAGCTGATATTATTCAGAAACTGCATTTGATTGCACAGGAACTGCCTTTTGACAG GTTTTCTGAAGTAAAATCAAAGATAGCAA GTAAGTACCACGATTTAGAGTGCCAGTTAATTCAAGAGTTTACCAGTGCTCAGCGGAGAGGAGAAATCTCCAGAATGAGAGAAGTAGCAGCAGTTTTACTTCACTTTAAG GGATATTCCCACTGTGTTGATGTGTACATAAAACAGTGTCAAGAG GGTGCATTCCTGAGGAATGATGTCTTTGAAGATGCAGCTGTTCTCTGCCAGAGAGTGAACAAGCAAGTTGGAGAAATCTTTAGCAATCCAGAGACTGTGCTAGCCAAACTCATTCAAAATATCTTTGAAGTTAAACTTCAG AGTTATGTGAAGGACCAGCTGGAGGAACACAGGAAATCAGATGCAGAACAGTATCTTAAGAATCTCTATGATCTATATACAAG AACCACTAATCTGTCAAGCAAATTGATGGAATTTAACTTGGGTACTGATAAGCAGACTTTCTTGTCTAAGCTTATCAAGGCCATTTTCATTTCCTACTTGGAGAATTACATTGAGGTGGAAATTGGCTATTTGAAAAGTAGGAGTGCTATGATTCTGCAACGCTATTATGATTCCAAAAACCACCAGAAGAGGTCCATTGGCACTGGAGG GATCCAGATCCACAAAAGGACTGAAGCAAAACTAAG TATTCAAGACCTCAAAGAGAGACTAAGGCAACGAACAAACTTACCCCTGGGGCCAAGCATTGACACACATGGGGAAACTTTCCTGTCACAAGAAGTGGTGGTTAACCTTTTGCAAGAAACCAAACAAGCTTTTGAAAGATGTCACAGG ctctCTGATCCCTCTGACTTACCCAAGAAtgctttcagaattttttctaTGCTTGTAGAGTTCTTATGTACTGAACACATCGATTATGCATTAGAAACAGGCCTTGCTG GCATTCCCTGTTCTGATTCAAAGAATGCAAATCTTTATTTCTTGGATGTTGTCCACCAGGCCAATactattttccatttatttgaCAAGCAGTTCAATGATCATCTGATGCCATTGATCAG TTCTTCTCCTAAATTGTCTGAATGCcttcagaagaaaaaggacaTCATAGAACAAATGGAAGTGAAGCTGGATATGGGCATTGATAG GACACTGAATTGTATGATTGGACAGATGAAGCACATCTTGGCTGCAGAGCAAAAGAAGACGGATTTCAAACCAGAAGATGAAAACAATGTTTTGATTCAATACACAAAT GCTTGTGTTAAAGTCTGTGGCTATGTTAGAAAACAAGTGGAAAAGATCAGGAATTCCATGGATGGTAAGAATGTGGACACAGTTTTGATGGAGCTTGGGGTTCGTTTCCACCGCCTCATCTATGAGCACCTACAGCAATATTCCTACAGCTGCATGGGAGGAATGCTGGCCATTTGTGACGTGGCTGAGTACAGGAAGTGTGCCAAAGACTTCAAG ATTGCGCTGGTCTTACAGCTCTTTGATACCCTGCATGCACTTTGCAACCTTCTGGTTGTAGCCCCAGATAATCTGAAGCAGGTTTGCTCAGGAGAACAACTTGCTAACCTGGACAAGAACATCCTTCACTCCTTTGTCCAGCTGCGTGTCGACTACAGGTCTGCTCGTCTCGCTCGCCACTTCAGCTGA